A genomic region of Sulfobacillus acidophilus DSM 10332 contains the following coding sequences:
- a CDS encoding Isoprenylcysteine carboxyl methyltransferase (PFAM: Isoprenylcysteine carboxyl methyltransferase (ICMT) family~COGs: COG2020 Putative protein-S-isoprenylcysteine methyltransferase~InterPro IPR007269~KEGG: xom:XOO_0023 hypothetical protein~PFAM: Isoprenylcysteine carboxyl methyltransferase~SPTR: Putative uncharacterized protein), with protein sequence MNVDAFVNILLILWGIFEIVNVRRHRPPDGAVVDRHSFAGMWIAIAVAFTLANLVRAWCQAHHAILWPASLQVLGLGLMGAGIGLRVYAIRMLGSRFTPRVTVQPGQTLVTTGPYRWVRHPTYTGLWLALIGVGVTTRCGWAVLVLTGIPFMGLWYRMRVEEQVLTAFFGDAYRDYVQRTWRLIPFIY encoded by the coding sequence ATGAACGTCGACGCGTTTGTGAACATTCTGCTCATCCTTTGGGGGATCTTTGAAATTGTTAACGTCCGCCGCCACCGTCCCCCGGATGGCGCCGTGGTGGACCGTCACAGTTTTGCCGGGATGTGGATTGCGATTGCCGTGGCCTTTACGCTGGCGAACCTCGTGCGGGCGTGGTGCCAAGCCCATCACGCGATCTTATGGCCCGCGAGCCTTCAAGTGCTGGGCTTGGGACTGATGGGGGCCGGGATCGGGTTGCGGGTGTACGCTATCCGGATGCTCGGGTCCCGGTTCACTCCTCGGGTGACCGTGCAACCGGGCCAGACGCTGGTCACGACGGGACCCTACCGCTGGGTACGCCATCCAACGTATACGGGACTCTGGCTGGCCTTAATCGGGGTGGGTGTGACGACCCGCTGCGGATGGGCGGTGCTGGTCTTGACGGGGATTCCGTTCATGGGTCTTTGGTACCGCATGCGCGTCGAGGAACAGGTGCTGACCGCCTTTTTCGGCGACGCCTACCGGGACTATGTGCAGCGGACCTGGCGATTGATCCCGTTCATCTATTAG
- a CDS encoding hypothetical protein (KEGG: afo:Afer_1999 hypothetical protein~SPTR: Putative uncharacterized protein) — translation MVDWSFDAVEVQWMTERLTHFGNRRLVSIAPSRFPAYGRLFHPARAEDGRFVRWAVVAAYHGVPMTATTDFTHLALPQRLPAGRTPWIGDPPRCGTLEWAQAERLIHVLRSATIDTVHGPVSFRLDASGHWLESDPGSRTHLFPHNPSTTGIAQ, via the coding sequence ATGGTGGACTGGTCCTTTGATGCCGTCGAAGTGCAATGGATGACCGAGCGTTTGACACACTTTGGGAATCGCCGGCTCGTGTCCATTGCGCCCAGCCGGTTTCCCGCCTATGGCCGACTCTTTCACCCCGCCCGGGCCGAGGACGGAAGGTTCGTCCGCTGGGCGGTCGTGGCGGCCTACCATGGCGTTCCGATGACGGCGACCACCGATTTCACGCATCTGGCCCTCCCTCAACGCCTACCCGCAGGACGAACTCCTTGGATAGGCGATCCCCCGCGATGCGGCACGCTGGAATGGGCTCAGGCCGAGCGTCTGATTCACGTATTACGGTCGGCCACCATCGATACGGTACACGGCCCCGTCTCGTTCCGGCTGGACGCAAGCGGCCACTGGCTGGAGTCGGATCCCGGCTCACGCACCCACCTGTTTCCGCACAACCCTTCCACGACAGGGATTGCCCAATGA
- a CDS encoding regulatory protein LuxR (PFAM: Bacterial regulatory proteins, luxR family~InterPro IPR000792~PFAM: Transcription regulator LuxR, C-terminal~SMART: Transcription regulator LuxR, C-terminal), protein MTMALRQQRQHFYWVNIYRGVVLLFVLWIMMAFPPPHVHGVLLTAGFVALYTGILVGVGRTTKKWRYFQIVLGMALVLDALAWGVMLLQFSTTTQTDAPALLPALSFEGLLYWDVLGGFLGLGLSELLLLYLWFYQHTVTHMAFTTQALVFWMGLNALVTWLPIQGSIKVKRRFATRYVPIRQVRPHNDSSNQTPTVSPSIDETGNLDTISSITELTQREQEIYNLLKANYSLMDIATSCQIEYTTVKTHVRNIYRKLRVSGRRELP, encoded by the coding sequence ATGACAATGGCTTTACGCCAACAGCGCCAGCATTTTTATTGGGTGAACATATACCGTGGGGTTGTTTTATTATTCGTTCTTTGGATCATGATGGCATTTCCCCCGCCCCATGTTCATGGTGTCTTGTTAACAGCGGGGTTTGTGGCACTGTATACCGGAATTTTAGTCGGTGTAGGCCGAACAACCAAAAAATGGCGATATTTTCAGATCGTCTTGGGTATGGCTTTGGTTTTGGACGCCTTGGCTTGGGGCGTGATGTTACTGCAGTTTTCCACCACGACCCAAACTGATGCGCCGGCATTATTGCCAGCACTATCATTCGAAGGATTGCTATATTGGGATGTACTCGGAGGATTTTTAGGATTAGGATTGAGCGAATTGTTACTCCTCTACCTGTGGTTTTATCAACATACCGTAACTCACATGGCATTCACAACCCAAGCTCTCGTTTTCTGGATGGGTTTAAATGCGCTGGTTACATGGCTCCCTATTCAGGGATCCATCAAAGTCAAACGCAGATTCGCCACGAGGTATGTCCCAATCAGGCAAGTACGCCCGCATAATGACAGTTCGAATCAAACCCCAACGGTTTCTCCCTCCATTGACGAGACAGGAAATCTAGACACCATATCGTCGATAACGGAATTAACCCAGCGCGAACAGGAAATTTATAATCTTCTAAAAGCAAACTACTCCCTCATGGATATTGCAACATCATGCCAAATTGAATATACCACAGTAAAAACGCATGTTCGCAATATTTACCGGAAGTTGAGGGTCTCAGGACGGCGCGAATTACCTTAA
- a CDS encoding Beta-ketoacyl-acyl-carrier-protein synthase I (PFAM: Beta-ketoacyl synthase, N-terminal domain; Beta-ketoacyl synthase, C-terminal domain~COGs: COG0304 3-oxoacyl-(acyl-carrier-protein) synthase~InterPro IPR014030:IPR014031~KEGG: gca:Galf_1156 beta-ketoacyl synthase~PFAM: Beta-ketoacyl synthase, C-terminal; Beta-ketoacyl synthase, N-terminal~PRIAM: Beta-ketoacyl-acyl-carrier-protein synthase I~SPTR: Beta-ketoacyl synthase): MYPATVAVTGLGTVTGSGIGPGSLWNDVVSVRPRVRCLSFGSRNYLGVCIPDREALRHTCSDVARYDDFTWLGFLAAQEALFDAGWDTRPSSFTRAAVIIGTAFGGITTIEETYHGLFVAKRERTRPLTLPSAMSNSLAGIIATRYRMEGPNLTLSTACSSSAHAIGLGWQWISHGICDVVVAGGSDAPLVSGTYASWDALKVLAPLCDPPDVAVKPFDQQRRGLVLGEGASVIVLEAGHRAKLWSRPPLAFVRGYGASADAKHLTHPDANGMARAMEQCLISGSCSPSEVDYIHAHGTGTLSNDMAESAAIRHVFGTPSPPVSSSKPITGHTMGAAGSISVAVAILSLMHQTIPATANLRHIDPQCEGVHHVTEPLKSPIRRVMVNAFGFGGNNASILIEAVS; the protein is encoded by the coding sequence TTGTACCCCGCGACTGTGGCCGTTACGGGATTAGGAACGGTTACCGGCAGTGGAATCGGTCCGGGCTCCCTATGGAACGATGTCGTATCGGTCCGTCCGCGTGTCAGGTGCCTATCATTCGGCTCACGTAATTATCTAGGGGTATGTATTCCGGATCGGGAAGCTCTTCGTCATACCTGTTCAGACGTCGCTCGATATGATGATTTTACCTGGTTAGGATTTCTGGCTGCCCAAGAGGCTCTGTTCGACGCCGGGTGGGATACTCGACCCTCTAGCTTTACCCGGGCTGCAGTCATCATTGGCACCGCGTTTGGCGGTATAACAACAATTGAAGAAACATATCACGGCCTATTTGTAGCCAAGCGTGAACGAACCCGGCCCCTAACGCTTCCTTCCGCAATGTCCAACAGCCTCGCCGGGATAATCGCCACGCGGTATCGCATGGAAGGGCCCAATTTAACTCTATCGACAGCTTGTTCATCGTCTGCACATGCCATTGGGCTGGGATGGCAATGGATTTCCCATGGGATATGCGATGTAGTGGTGGCCGGCGGGTCGGATGCTCCGTTGGTATCTGGTACCTATGCAAGTTGGGACGCGTTAAAAGTCTTAGCTCCCCTATGCGATCCGCCCGATGTTGCCGTTAAGCCGTTCGACCAACAACGGCGCGGATTAGTATTAGGAGAAGGCGCAAGTGTCATCGTATTAGAGGCCGGTCACCGAGCCAAGTTGTGGTCGCGGCCGCCGTTGGCCTTTGTCCGGGGCTATGGTGCCTCCGCTGACGCAAAGCATCTTACGCACCCCGATGCCAATGGCATGGCACGAGCCATGGAACAATGTTTAATCAGCGGTTCCTGCTCTCCGTCTGAGGTGGATTATATCCATGCACATGGCACAGGGACCCTATCTAACGACATGGCTGAATCAGCTGCAATACGGCATGTGTTTGGTACGCCATCACCACCAGTCTCGTCGTCAAAGCCCATTACGGGACATACTATGGGCGCGGCGGGCTCAATCAGTGTCGCCGTTGCCATTTTGTCTCTCATGCATCAGACGATACCTGCGACGGCTAATTTGCGACATATCGATCCCCAGTGCGAAGGCGTTCATCATGTCACGGAACCCTTGAAATCGCCGATACGGCGTGTCATGGTGAATGCCTTTGGGTTTGGCGGAAACAATGCTTCGATTTTGATCGAGGCCGTCTCCTAA